A section of the Apodemus sylvaticus chromosome 10, mApoSyl1.1, whole genome shotgun sequence genome encodes:
- the Ankrd13b gene encoding ankyrin repeat domain-containing protein 13B isoform X1: MIPANASARKGPEGKYPLHYLVWHNRHRELEKEVRAGQADIEQLDPRGRTPLHLATTLGHLECARVLLAHGADVGRENRSGWTVLQEAVSTRDLELVQLVLRYRDYQRVVKRLAGIPMLLEKLRKAQDFYVEMKWEFTSWVPLVSKICPSDTYKVWKSGQNLRVDTTLLGFDHMTWQRGNRSFVFRGQDTSAVVMEIDHDRRVVYMETLALAGQDRELLLAAAQPSEEQVLSRLTAPVVTTQLDTKNISFERNKTGILGWRSEKTEMVNGYEAKVYGASNVELITRTRTEHLSEQHKGKVKGCKTPLQSFLGIAEQHGGPQNGTLITQTLSQANPPAITAEEYFNPNFELGNRAMGRPMELTTKTQKFKAKLWLCEEHPLSLCEQVAPIIDLMAVSNALFAKLRDFITLRLPPGFPVKIEIPIFHILNARITFGNLNGCDEPVPSVRGSPGSETPSPGSESSSVSSSSSTTSCRACEISPALFEAPRGYSVLGGQREAATRDEDDDLLQFAIQQSLLEAGSEYDQVTIWEALTNSKPGTHPMSYEGRRQDRCPRCAGSGERSTNPPRPQERPTHAAAPAHAPGSSAQPSAQPRSRLQQPRVPELRRAAAAGYGVVSSGAGGEAAASAPGGGRVGADPAALADRTVAPPAGTLAHSTQDPGLRTCRAAAGAWNHRIGGVAAHQT, translated from the exons CGGACATCGAACAACTAGATCCCCGCGGCCGGACTCCTCTGCACCTGGCAACTACCCTGGGGCACCTGGAATGTGCCCGTGTGCTCTTGGCGCATGGTGCAGATGTGGGCAGGGAGAATCGCAGTGGTTGGACAG TGCTGCAGGAGGCTGTGAGCACCAGGGACCTTGAGCTGGTGCAGCTGGTGCTGCGGTACAGGGACTACCAGCGGGTGGTGAAGCGACTGGCGGGCATCCCCATGCTCTTGGAGAAGCTTCGAAAG gcCCAGGATTTCTATGTGGAGATGAAATGGGAGTTCACAAGCTGGG TGCCTCTGGTGTCCAAGATCTGCCCTAGTGACACCTACAAAGTGTGGAAGAGTGGGCAGAACCTGAGGGTGGACACCACGCTTCTGGGCTTTGACCATATGACCTGGCAGAGGGGGAATCGCAGCTTTGTCTTCAGGGGTCAAG ACACAAGTGCCGTGGTCATGGAGATTGACCATGACCGCCGTGTGGTGTACATGGAGACTCTGGCGCTGGCCGGGCAGGACCGGGAGTTACTGCTGGCTGCTGCCCAGCCCTCGGAGGAACAGGTGCTGAGCAGGCTTACTGCGCCTGTCGTCACCACACAGCTTGACACCAAGAACATCTCATTTGAGAG AAACAAGACCGGCATCCTGGGCTGGCGCAGCGAGAAGACAGAGATGGTGAATGGGTACGAGGCCAAG GTGTATGGGGCCTCCAATGTGGAGCTCATCACCCGGACACGGACAGAGCATCTTTCAGAACAGCATAAAGGCAAAGTTAAAG GCTGTAAGACACCTCTGCAGTCTTTCCTGGGAATTGCTGAGCAGCACGGGGGACCCCAAAATGGG ACCCTGATCACCCAGACTCTGAGCCAAGCCAACCCCCCTGCCATCACTGCAGAGGAATACTTCAACCCCAACTTTGAGCTTGGCAACCGGGCCATGGGCCGACCCATGGAGCTGACCACCAAGACGCAGAA GTTCAAGGCCAAGCTGTGGCTGTGTGAGGAGCATCCCCTGTCCCTGTGTGAGCAGGTGGCTCCAATCATTGACCTCATGGCTGTCAGCAATGCACTGTTTGCCAAGCTCCGGGACTTCATCACGTTGCGCCTGCCTCCTGGCTTCCCAGTCAAGATTG AAATCCCGATTTTCCACATCCTCAACGCCCGCATCACCTTCGGGAACCTCAATGGCTGCGATGAGCCAGTGCCCTCGGTGCGAGGGAGCCCCGGCAGCGAGACCCCGTCCCCGGGCAGTGAGTCTTCCAGCGTCAGCAGCTCCAGCTCTACCA CCTCCTGCCGTGCCTGTGAGATCTCCCCTGCACTGTTCGAGGCGCCACGGGGCTACAGCGTGCTGGGCGGCCAGCGAGAGGCTGCGACTCGTGACGAAGATGATGACCTGCTGCAGTTTGCCATCCAGCAGAGCCTGCTCGAGGCGGGCAGTGAGTATGACCAG GTCACCATCTGGGAGGCACTAACCAACAGCAAGCCAGGCACCCACCCCATGTCCTATGAAGGCCGCCGACAGGACAG GTGTCCCAGGTGTGCCGGGAGCGGGGAGCGCTCGACAAATCCTCCCCGCCCCCAGGAGCGCCCCACCCACGCCGCAGCGCCAGCCCATGCGCCCGGCTCCAGTGCCCAGCCCTCGGCCCAGCCCAGGTCCCGGCTCCAGCAGCCACGTGTTCCGGAGCTACGACGAGCAGCTGCGGCTGGCTATGGAGTTGTCAgctcaggagcaggaggagaggcGGCGGCGAGCGcgccaggaggaggaagagttggAGCGGATCCTGCGGCTCTCGCTGACCGAACAGTAGCGCCTCCTGCTGGGACCCTCGCCCACTCCACGCAGGACCCGGGTCTGCGCACCTGCCGAGCGGCTGCTGGAGCCTGGAACCATCGTATTGGGGGTGTAGCAGCGCATCAGACTTGA